In the Oncorhynchus tshawytscha isolate Ot180627B linkage group LG17, Otsh_v2.0, whole genome shotgun sequence genome, ACCACAttagcaaaagtatgtggacacctggtcattgaacatctcattccaaaatcatgggcatgaatatggagttggtccatcctttgctgccataacagcctccactcttctgggatggctttccactagatggtgaaacattgctgcggggaatttcttccattcagtcacaagagcattagtgaggtcaggcactgatgttgggcgattaggcctttCTTACAGTCGGctttacaattcatcccaaaggtgtttgatggggttgaggtcagggctctgtgcaggccattcaagttcttccacaccgatcttaacaaaccatttatgtatgtgtagccgatgtgaaatggctagttagttagcgtGGTGCGCactagtggcgtttcaatcggtgacgtcacttgctctgagaccttgaagtagtggttccccttgctctgcaagggccacggcttttgtggagcgatgggtaacgatgcttcgagggtgactgttgacatgagcagagcgtccctggttcgcgcccaggtcggggcgaggggacggacgtaaagtctatactgttacatatggacctcgctttgtgcacgggggcattgtcatgctgaaagagaaatgagccttcccaaaactgttgccaaaaagttggaagcacagaattgtctggaATGCTGTggggttaagatttcccttcactggaactaatgggcctagcccaaaccatgaagaACAGACCCAGACCactatttctcctccaccaaactttagttggcactatgcattggggcaggtagtgttctcctggcatccgccaaacccagaatcGTCCGtcagactaccagatggtgaagcgtgattcctcACTCCATAGAACGCATTTCCGctgctccagtgtccaatggtggcaagatttacaccactccagcagacacTTGGTATTGCTCATGGggattaggcttgtgtgcggctgctcggccacgggaacccatttcatgaagctcccgacgaacagttcttacGCGGACATTGCCTCCAGAGACAGTTTGAATCTCGGTAGGGAGTTTCGCTTACCACCTCACGGCGGAGCCTTTGTTACCACTAGgcaaacatttgaccaactgactagttggaaaggtggaattctatgatggtgccacgttgaaagtcattgagcgtttcagtacgggccattctcccaatgtttgtctatggagattgcatggctgcgtgctcaattttatacacctttcagcaacaTGATGATTCAAGACAATTACACTAAAATGTGTGGACACCCCTAAAAATGAGTTGctaaatttgaaggggtgtccacatacttttggacatGTAGTGTAATTGTCttgagccagcagcataccaccctgcataccactgctggcttgcttctgaagctaagcagggttggtcctggtcagttcctggatgggagaccagatgctgctggcagtggtgttggagggccagtaggaagcactctttccactggtctaaaaaaaaatatcccaatgccccactGCCCTGTGTAGCATTGTCTTTCGGATGTGACggtaaacgggtgtcctgactctcagaGGTCATTACAGAGCCCATGGCACGtatcgtaggggtgttaaccccagtgtcctggctaaattcacaatctggccctcaaaccatcacggtcacctaataatccccagtttacaattggtttattcatccccttctctcccctgtaactattccccaggttgttgctgcaaatgagaacgtgttctcagtcaacttacctggtaaaataacagataataAATCAAAAATAACCAGCTGTCAGTACCACTAAACAGTTGACAGGGCCTTCATTTGTTGGTTGGGGAAGAAAAGCAATGTAAAAGGCATGTAGTAGTGTTGGCTATTTAACAGAATGTTTCTTTGTTGAAAATGTCAATAACCGTCCAAATTAATTTGATGGTTTATGTGAATAAAAGCATGGCCAGGGATCTGGATTTCCTTCTCCACTTAACTCATCTTGAAAAATGTCAGATTATGTAGTAGCAATATCTAACCACAGGGAGGCATTGTGTAGCCCTGTTTTTACAGAGAAACATTTACGTCTTTAGACACAACAGGCATCGTAAGGTTCAAATATTTATTAAGTTTTAATTGGTTGTCGTCATCATTCATTACACAATCAACATGGGTGTTACAGTAAGTCAAAATAAAGTAGACCGTTTCGATTGATTccacctctgccctctctccctctgacattGATTGCCAGAAAGAAAGACTGAACATCTCTCCTCACACAATAACCAACACCACTGCTCCCCTCAGGAGGACTGAGTTACAGGGTCTGTGTTTCTGCGCTCACTACAGGAAGTGAACAGAACAGTGCTTCAAGACAGTGCAAACGGAGGATAAAACCAACATTTTTTTTGATCGTAGTACAATAGCTTCAACACATGAATCCAATGAGGGTGCATACAGTCATACTGGTTCACACAGTACCTAGCATGGAAACACAGCAACCTAATCCTACAAAAGGAAAGGGGGGTGAAAGGAAGAGTATACCAGTAGATTAAGATGAAAGGGAGATGGATCCAGTAGATCGGAGGACGGTTGGAACTAGGTCTGTGTTTGACTGCATCGGGAACGGAAAAGGGAGGGTAGATGTGTGTCTAGATGTCCTTGAGGTCCTTCTGGATGCCCCAGAGTGTGTCTGCGCTTTTCTTCAGCTGTCCCACCTCAGCGTCGGTCAGGGTCATATTGATCACGCTGCCCACTCCGTTGCTGTTCAGCACACATGGCAGGGACAGGAACACCTCCTCGCCAATACCATACATGTCCTGGGGAAACAAAACACAACCGTCAGTTATAATCACATAGAAATGGGCGTTTTTATTctcgtgtgtgtgtttacatttccGCATGTGGataatgtgtgactgtgtgtgttatcCCGTCACCTTGAccatggtggagacagggtgGATCCTGCTCATGTTCTTGATGATGCTCTCAGTGAGATCAGCCACACTCAGGCCGATGGCCCAGTTAGTGTACCCCTTCAGCTTGATCACCTCGTAGGCACTGGAGGAGCACACAAAACAGTCACCGTCAGTCAACATCTGACTGCTGCCATCTTGAACAGGTCTCTCTCGCAATGAGAGGAACCTGTATGAgaggtaaagcggcctttactggttctaacagcagacgtATCAGCTAtttgccagctcttagcaaactgttagGGGGAAAAAAGGGTGTTGGCCATTTCTCTGCAAACAAAGTAAcatactttcagcatgcttatagtgaagggcactcaacatgtactacactgacacaaatgactgacattttcagtgcagcctttgatattattgaccataacatgTTGAATAAAAAAAAACGTGTTTTATGGCTTTttaacctctgccatattgtggagtCGGAgctttctttaatggaagcttctctaatgtcaaacatctAAAGTGTGGTGTACAGCAGGGCAGCTCCCTAGGGCCTCTACTATTTTTTACCAGAGCCACATATTTAGACTAGATGGAGCTGGGGGTAAGTTCAGGGTAGTTACCTGTCGACCACTGCCTTGTGGGTGGCCTTCCAGTCCTCCTTGTCTCCGTCAAGGCCAAACTCTGGGTTCAGCTTCTGCAAGTTGACTCCAGCCACATTGACACCGCTCCACACAGGGACTAGCACACACAGGGAGCGACTCAGATATTTACTCGTTCATTTAAACAGATATATTAGAATTTCCTATTTAAAACAGCAGACTCAACTCATTCATAACACATTCTTTCTGACAGAGACAATTGGATGTGCAGAGTGATGTAAAAATCCATGCCAAAACAAGTACTTTCGTGGGATTCATTTAAAGCCTTTAAATCTACCAACAGCCTTGTGGCTTACTAGATGTGACAAGACGTTTACACACACAAGCTCAGATTCCCACTGAAGTACACACGCCACTGACGTCAACACTATCCCCATCATCCCCACCACTGGTATCGCCATGTTCTCCCAGCACCCATCCGTTGAAACTGGAGGCATGGATGCCCAGGCGCTCAGCCATCAGGAAACGGAAGCGGGCGGAGTCCAGGTTGGTGCCGCTGCCGATGACACGGTGTTTGGGCAATCCGCTCAACTTCCACGTCACATAGGTCAGCACGTCCACTAGGGGGTAGGGAAAAAAACGGGGatagggtcacacacacacttatctttGACAATGTTAATGAATGACTGCCCATCCCTGTCACCAAATTTGTCACAGTGACCACCCTATCTTGTAATGTGGAATGGTGTAATACTGTAGTAGTTGATAAGGGTGGAATGTTGGGACAACACAATCTAGGGGAGAATGAGGCAattttgtgtttaaaaaaaatgtctgtgtgtacctgattgtttgtgtgtgcacccgattgtttgtgtgtgtacctgggttggacACCACAATAAGGGTGCAGTTGGGGGAGTGTTTGACAATCTGTGGGATGATGTGTTTAAAGATGTTGACGTTCCTCTGGACCAGGTTGagcctgctctctccctcctgctgacGCACGCCAGCGGACACAACCACGATGCGGGAGTTAGCCGTTACGGCATAATCTGGACAGAGATCGGGAAAGAGCAATTGAATTACGTATCATTTTTCAATTTCACATTTAgcaggggtaaaaaataaaataaaaatctaaaaatggTAATCAAAACCTTACCCTGATGAGGCCACTCGGTTCAAAACAGGCTGCATTACATGTTCAATTGCAAAACTACATAAATATTCTGCCATTTTAGCTCTGAGCCACTCCAGTGGCATACACACTTACCTTTGTCAGCGACTATCTTAGACGTCTTTAGGAAGAGGCTCCCGTGCTGCAGGTCCATCATCTCTCCCTTCAGCTTATCCTCCATCACGTCAACCAGAGCCAGCTCATCAGCCAAGTCCTACAGGAAAGAGGGTGAAGGTAGGGTGGAGAGGAGGCGAAAGgccagaaggagaggaaggatatGAATACCTGGTATTTAATTAGAAATGACATGGTAAAATCCACAATTACAACTAGCCTACATAATAACTGAGTAGTAACCATTTGTTGGCATCACAATAGTAGAGGTAAACTCAAGAGTAAGCTAGTACTAATAAAGCAATAGCAGTAAAGTAGCAGTAAGACGGTGATATAGTTAGACTTACCCTGAGGAGGACGCTGACGGCACAGGCCATACCCACCATGCCCACCCCCACCACGGTCACCTTGTTCCTGGGGGGCTCCGCGGGGCCGCTGGCCACGGGGGTGAGCAACTTCTGCATCACAGACGACATGATTCACaacgctggagggagggagatagagttTAACCTTCAGTCTAGTTATCAAGGTTTGTCTACTGAGGGGTAGTAATGAAAACCAAGATGAGAGTGTGAAATTTGGGTGAAAGGTCATCATGCCTTTGCTTTTGTGAAAAGCAATCTAATTGACATTCACCATTGAGCACGCTCTTTAGTCCAGGcataggcttaatct is a window encoding:
- the LOC112216795 gene encoding L-lactate dehydrogenase B chain; its protein translation is MSSVMQKLLTPVASGPAEPPRNKVTVVGVGMVGMACAVSVLLRDLADELALVDVMEDKLKGEMMDLQHGSLFLKTSKIVADKDYAVTANSRIVVVSAGVRQQEGESRLNLVQRNVNIFKHIIPQIVKHSPNCTLIVVSNPVDVLTYVTWKLSGLPKHRVIGSGTNLDSARFRFLMAERLGIHASSFNGWVLGEHGDTSVPVWSGVNVAGVNLQKLNPEFGLDGDKEDWKATHKAVVDSAYEVIKLKGYTNWAIGLSVADLTESIIKNMSRIHPVSTMVKDMYGIGEEVFLSLPCVLNSNGVGSVINMTLTDAEVGQLKKSADTLWGIQKDLKDI